The sequence GAGGATTTCAGCCCTCTCATCGGAGGGAAAGGTGATCTGGAGCAGGGAAAACCCACACAAGGTGCATTGCTGGATGACCTATCCGATCGGGATATCTCCTGATGGTCGCATCGTTGTCGTCGCTTGGGAGGGAGACAGGTACATAGCGGGCTTCTCCGGGAGTGACGGGAAGATCCTCTGGCAGAAGATCCTGAAAAGCGTGGACGGAGCTTATCACTCCTCCAAGGGCAAGTATCTGGCTGTGCTGGAGGATTACGTGCTGACGGTGTTCAACACCACCACAGGTGAGAGGGACCCTCACTTCAAGGAGGTTTTCACCATGGAGCCCTTAGTGGACGACGAGGGATACTACGCGATCATAC comes from Thermoproteota archaeon and encodes:
- a CDS encoding PQQ-binding-like beta-propeller repeat protein; this encodes MALISPIHANAGSSTFKITGRVISAAVSSSGYLAYTDFLGYAHLLSPDGRELWRVKVTNATKCSYLDISEDGKVAVLSEERISALSSEGKVIWSRENPHKVHCWMTYPIGISPDGRIVVVAWEGDRYIAGFSGSDGKILWQKILKSVDGAYHSSKGKYLAVLEDYVLTVFNTTTGERDPHFKEVFTMEPLVDDEGYYAII